Proteins found in one Sorghum bicolor cultivar BTx623 chromosome 1, Sorghum_bicolor_NCBIv3, whole genome shotgun sequence genomic segment:
- the LOC8058771 gene encoding uncharacterized protein At1g08160: protein MPAAAAMRGDITYSGRARRVAVLRCLVAALVVTILLAGLAALIFWLVVRPKPIDYTVTRAVARHFNVTPPQPDDATANATFYLTLAANNPNRRVSILYEWVEFRVLYGEGEAAQLATGDAPAFAQPHRNETRLDVRAVARSVHVGEQTARELRHDLAAGQVGVDVRMHARVQFKVAGVRSRRYDLQAFCSPVVIGLAPSSARSFQSVPCDAAIS, encoded by the coding sequence atgccggcggcggcggcgatgcgGGGGGACATCACGTACAgcgggcgcgcgcggcgggTGGCCGTGCTCCGCTGCCTCGTCGCCGCGCTGGTGGTCACCATCCTGCTCGCGGGGCTGGCCGCGCTCATCTTCTGGCTCGTGGTCCGCCCGAAACCCATCGACTACACCGTCACCCGCGCCGTGGCGCGCCACTTCAACGTCACCCCGCCGCAGCCCGACGACGCCACGGCGAACGCGACGTTCTACCTCACGCTGGCCGCCAACAACCCGAACCGGCGCGTGTCGATCCTGTACGAGTGGGTGGAGTTCCGCGTGCTGTACGGCGAGGGCGAGGCGGCGCAGCTGGCGACCGGGGACGCGCCGGCGTTCGCCCAGCCGCACCGCAACGAGACGCGGCTGGACGTGCGCGCCGTGGCGCGGTCGGTGCACGTCGGGGAGCAGACCGCGCGGGAGCTGCGGCACGACCTCGCGGCGGGGCAGGTGGGCGTCGACGTCCGGATGCACGCGCGCGTCCAGTTCAAGGTCGCCGGCGTCAGGAGCAGGCGCTACGACCTGCAGGCGTTCTGCTCGCCCGTCGTCATCGGCCTCGCGCCGTCGTCCGCAAGGTCGTTCCAGAGCGTGCCGTGCGACGCCGCCATCTCGTAA